CAATATAGCTGTGCCCCACGGCCCAGCCAATGTCGGAGGCGGCCCAAAACGTTTCGCCGGGCTGCACGCCGTAAATGGCGCTCATGCTATACTTAAGGGCCACGGCATGGCCGCCGTTGTCGCGCACTACGCCTTTGGGCTTGCCGGTGGTGCCGCTGGTATACAGAATGTACAACGGGTCGGTGGCCGCCACGGGCACGCAATCGGCCGGCGCGACTTGGAGCAGCGTTTGGTAGTCCACGTCGCGACCGGGTTGCATGTGGGCGTGCACGCTGTGGGCAATGGCTTCGCGCTGCAGCACCACCACGTGCTTGGGCTTGTGGTTGGCCTGCTCAATAGCGGCATCAACCAGCGGTTTGTACGGGATTATTTTATCGATTTCGATGCCGCCCGAGGCTGATACTATCACCTTCGGCTGGGCATCGTTGATGCGCACGGCCAGCTCGTGCGGCGCAAAGCCCCCAAACACCACCGAGTGCACGGCACCTAGGCGGGCACAGGCCAGCATGGCTATTACCGCCTCGGGCACGTTGGGCATGTAGATGATAACCCGGTCGCCTTTGGCCACGCCTAGGTCGCGCAGGCCGCCAGCAAAGCGGGCCGTAAGCTCGAGCAGCTCGCGGTAGGTAAACCGCCGCACCGTGTTGGTTACCGGCGAATCCTGAATCAGCGCCACTTGCTCGGCCCGGCCGTTGGCTACGTGGTAATCGAGGCACAAGTAGCACGTATTCAGTTGGCCACCAATAAACCAGCGGTACAAGCCACCTTGCTGAGCCAGCACTTGCGTGGGCTGCTCGAACCACTGAATGGCCTGGGCTTGCTCCGCCCAAAAACCGGCCGGGGTGGCAAGACTGGCGGCATGCGCCGCGGCATAGGTTGGGGCGGGAGCTGGTTTCATGGCGTAGGTTGTGGGAAAGAGGGTTGGCGGGTAAGCGGCAGTTGGGGCGCAGCCCTAGGTGGTAATGGGTGCCAGCTCCCGAACTTTATCGAGCAGCTGGCGCGTAGAGAAGGGTTTGGTGAGGTACAAATCGGCGCCGGCTTCGTAACCCTTCTGGATATCGGCTTCGCGGCTTTTGGCCGACAAAAAGATGACTTTGGTATCCTGGTGCGCGGGCAGCTGGCGCAGGTGGCGGCACACGTGGTAGCCATCCACGTCGGGCATCATGATATCGAGCAGCACCACGCCGAACGGCTCCCGCTCGATGGCCTCGAGGGCCTCGGTGCCGTTGCGGGCAATGCTCACGACATAGCCGGCTTTGCGCAGCAAAAATTCCAGCGACATCACGATGTTCGGTTCGTCGTCGACCACCAGTACTTTATGAGCAGCTTCGGTTGTTTTCATGGGTGTGGGGTAAGCGGTAGTGGAGCAAGAGCAATGACGCGAAAAACGATGTGTGGTGCACCCCTACCGTAAAGCAGGGCGTGCGCCCTAGGTACTAACGAGCGGCGGCGCGGCGGGCAGCTCCACCCAAAAGCGGGCGCCCTGCTGCGGCGCGCTTACCACCCCAATGCGGCCGGCGTGCAGCTCCACAATTTTCTTGGTAATGGCGAGGCCCAGGCCCGAGCCTTCGGGCTTGCGCATGGTTTGGTTTTTGGCCTGAAAGAACTTGTCGAAAATGAGTTCGTGATAAGCCGGGTCGATGCCCTTGCCGTTGTCGCTGACGGTGATGCGCACTACCCCACCGGCCGCGGCTTCGGCGGCAATGCCGATGCGCCCTTCGCCGGGCTTGCACGATTTCACGGCGTTGGACAACAGGTTCACGAGTACCTGCATCAGCCGGTCGCGGTCGGCGGGTACGGGCGGCAAGCCAGGCGGCACCACCACATCGAGGGTAAGCTGCTTGTCGCGCACCAGCTGCCCCACAGCTTCGGTGGCGTCGTTAATGATTTCGGCTACATCCTCGGGCGTGCGCTCCAGGGTAGCCTTGCCCGATTCAAACTTCTCCAGATCGAGCACCAGCGTAATCAGGCGGCTGAGGCGCTCGGCTTCTTTGGTGATGGTGCTCTGAAAACGGAAGCGTTCTTCCTCGTCGATGTCGGGGTTGTCGGCCAGGATTTCCGATAGGGCCCGAATGCTGGTAAGCGGCGTGCGCAGCTCGTGCGTTACGGTGTACAGAAACTCGTCTTTCTGCTGATCCAGCTCGCGCAGGCGGTCGTAGGCGCCTTGCAGCTCCTCGGTGAGGCGCTGCAGCTGCTGCGATTGTTTGCGCAGCTTGCGGTTGGCCTCAAGCAGCTGCTGCGACTCGCGCAGCACGCCCACCACGTTGTCGAAACTCATTTCCTCCACGCCTACCGAAGTAGCCAGCAGCAACCGCGCCGACGCGGGCCCAATAGTGCCTGCCAGCAGGGTTTCGGCGTAGGCCAGCAACCTAGGGTCGGCGTGGGCTACGGGGGTGCCGTCGGCGGCGTGCACCGCGGCATCGGGGTAGCGCTCCTCAAACTGCCGCAGGGCTTGGTTGGCTCGCTTACGACCCAGGAAGCCCACCAGCAACGCGCGCAAATCGGGCATGGGTGCGGCGCCCTTCCAGGTGGCGGGCGCATCGGCCGGGCTGCCCACCCGAAACACATCCACAAAGGCATCGGCCTGGCGCTGCTCGGTAGCCGTGGGCCGGCCGGCCAGCGACACCCCCACGTACAGGCCAATGTTCAGCAGCCAGCTCCAAAACAAGCCGTGCGGCAGCGGATCGAGCCCTTCGAGGCCCATAAAGGCTTCGGGCCGCAACTCGGCCACAGCACCAGCCCCTTGGGTAAGCACCGAGGCGGGCACCATGTGGGTACCGCCAACCGTGGGCAGCACCAAGGTAAAAAACCACGCCGCGAAGCCGCCAATTAGGCCGGCCGTGGCGCCCATGCGGGTGCCGCCCTTCCAGTACAAGCCGCCCAGCACGGCCGGCGCCAGCTGCGCCACCGCCGCAAACGACACCAAGCCGATGTTGACGAGCGGCAGCTGCCGCCCCACGGTGGCGTAGTACACGTAGGCCAGCAGCAGCACCAGCACCACCGCCGCGCGGCGGCTGTGCAGCACCACGCGCCCTAGGTAGGCAAACCACCGCGGCTGCAGCTGGGGCCGCGAGGCGGGTATGCGCACCAGCAGCGGCATGAGCAGGTGGTTGCTGATCATCACGCCCAAGGCAATGGTTTCCACGATAATCATGGAGCTGGCCGCCGACACGCCGCCCAGGTAGGTGAGCAGCGCCAGGCCCGTGTGCCCGCTGCTCAGGGGCAGGGCCAGCACAAAGGTGTCGGCATCGGGGCCGCCTACCCCCAGGCCAAAGCGCAAGGCGCCACCTAGGGCCACCGGCAGCACAAACACGTTGATGACAATGAGGTAGAGCGGAAACAGCCACATGGCTTTGCGCAGGTGGTCTTCGCTGGCATTTTCTACCACGGCCACCTGAAACTGCCTCGGCAGCAGCAAAATGGCGGCGCCGCTGAGCAACAGCAGCGTAAGCCACTGCGAGGGGCTGGTACCGGCGCCCTGCAGGGTAAACAGGCGCTGCAACGCCGGTACGGCCTCGGCTTGGTTAAACACGTCGGTGAAGCCGCCGAACAAGCCGAACGTCACAAAGGCCCCCACCGCAAGGAACGCCACAAGCTTGATCAGCGACTCCAACGCAATAGCCAGCACAATGCCCTCGTGCCGCTCGGTAGCCTCTACCGAGCGCACGCCAAATATGATGGTGAAAAAGGCCAGTGCGGCAGTAGTATAAAAGGCAGTGCTTTGCGCCAGCGCGCCGCCTGCCGGCGGCAGCGCGGAAAGCGAGGCGGCACCCTGCGTCAGGATGTCAAACGACTGCGCAATGGCCTTGATCTGCAGCGCGATATAAGGCACTACCCCCAGCACGCACAGCACCGTAACCAAGGCACCCAGCGAAGCGCTTTTGCCGTAACGCGCCGACACAAAATCGGCCAGCGAAGTGAGGCTTTGCTGCCGGCAAATGCGGATGATTTTGCGCAGCACCAGCCACCACACCGGGGCCAGCAAGGTGGGCCCCAGGTAAATCGTGACAAACTCCAGCCCCGAGTGCACGGCCCGCCCCACCGAGCCGTAGTACGTCCAGGCGGTGCAGTACACGGCCATGCTCAGGGCGTACACGTAGGGGTTGCTCACAAGGCTGCGCCGCCGCGCCGAGCGGTGCTCCGCGGCGTAGGCCACTGCAAACAAAAGCAGCAGGTAGCCCAGCGAACAGCCTATAACAAGCAACTTGGACATCGGGAGTTAAGGAAGAAGGAAGATCGAAGAAGGATGATTAACAGGGAAGCTTGAAGCGCAACGGGACAAATGGAAAAGGCCTGGCGCGGCGGCCGGATCCAGGCCCAAAGGCCTGCTTCCTTCCTCATTCATCATTCCCCCTTCGCCGAACCAGCCAGCCGGTTAGCAGCACCACCAGCACCCACACGGCCAGCACGTAGAGGTATAGCACCGGCACCCCGGCCACGCGCAGGGGCCTGTCGACGATGGCCAAGAGCGGAAACGTGAGCAGCACCGTGCACAGCACGGCTACAAACAGCAGGCGCTGGCCGCGGCGTTGTTCGGCTTGCTCCGAGGGGGCTGAGGGATGTTGCATACCTAGGGCGATAATCGCGCTGACAAAAGCTACCGAAATTTCGAGGTAAGGGAAAGTCCGCCGCCCCAACGGAACGGCGGACATTGTTTCCAAACCAACTTTAAAATGAGCGTTGCGGCGGCTTTTGGCCTGTGAGCGAGCCTGCCCGCCGCCGCGGTGGGCTGTTGCGACCTAGGCGTTTTCGGGCTGCTCTTCCATCAGCTTCACGTTGCGCACGTCCTTCATCAGGGCCATGCCAATCAGCCAGCAGATGAGGGCAATGCCCACGGGGTACACCAGGCCGGCCAGGAAGCTGTGCTCCTTGATGAAAGGCGCATCGGCGGCGGCGGCACGCAGCGTAAGGGCCGTGGCAATCAGCGGCACAAAGCCCCCAAATACGCCGTTGCCGATGTGGTAGGGCAACGACAGCGAGGTGTAGCGCACTTTGGTGGGGAACAGCTCTACGAGGTAAGCCGCAATCGGGCCGTAGGCCATCGTCACGAACAGCACCAGGCAGAACACCAGCGCCGTCATCGGAATAATCTGCGGCGAGAGGGCTTTCATCACGGCCGGTACGGCTTTGCCGGCGGCATCAACGGTAGCGGGCGTAACCTCGGTAATGGGCCCGGCAAACTCCTTGAGGCCGTAGAAGATGGGCATGGTGAAGAGCGCGCCGCACAGCAAACCCATCATGATGATCTTTTTGCGGCCAATGCGGTCCGACAGCGAGCCGAAGTACACAAAGAACGGCGTGGCCAGCAGCAAAGCCATGCACAGCACCAGGCTGGCATCCACGATGTCCATCTTCAGGGTGTTCTGCATGAAGGAATAGGCGTAGAACTGGCCCGTGTACCACACTACCCCCTGCCCCATGGTGGCGCCAAACAGCGAAATGAGCACCAGGCGGCGGTTTACGGGGTTCAGGAACGACTCCTTCAGCGGGTTTTGGGTGGTTTTGCCCTCGGCTTTGGCCTTGGCGAACAGCGGCGACTCGTGCAGCTTGCGGCGGATGTAGTACGAGGCCACTACCAGGAAGCCCGACAGCAGAAACGGAATGCGCCAGCCCCACTCCTTAAACTCCACCTCGCCCATAATCTTGCGGGTGGCAATGATTACCAGAATGCTCAGGAACAAACCCGCTGTGGCCGTAATCTGAATAAACGAGGTGTAGAAACCGCGCTGCTTATCGGGCGAGTGCTCGGCCACGTAGGTGGTGGCGCCGCCGTACTCGCCGCCCAGGGCCAAGCCCTGCAACAGGCGCAGCACCAGCACGATAAGCGGGGCGGCCAGGCCAATCTGGTCGTGGCTCGGGATGAGGCCCGTTACGAAGGTGGCGCCGCCCATAATCAGCAGCGTAAGCAGGAAGGTGTACTTGCGGCCGATCATGTCGCCGATGCGGCCGAACACGAGCGCGCCGAACGGGCGCACCACAAAGCCGGCCCCAAACACGGCCAGCGCCCCCAGAATAGTATCCTCGATTTTGCCGGACGAGCCGAACAGCACCGGCCCGATAATGGCCGCCAGCGAGCCGAAGATGTAGAAGTCGTACCACTCGATAACGGTACCCACCGACGAGGCCGTGATGACCTGCCAGATCTTGCTTTTCGACACCGTGTTGTTATCGTGGGCCAGGGGCTCGGCGGCCACGCCGCCCGGGTTGCCCGCCAGGGCGGCCGTGGCAGCGGCGTCGCGGTTAGGAAGGTTCTGTGCCATGAGGTTTCGGGAAGTAGAGAGGTTGAAAAGGCGTTTCGGTTGAGAGGCTTACAAGAAAACCTGGGTTTGCAGGGTGATTTCGGGGCGGTACTTCACGCCGTTCACGCGGGCGGGCCCATCGGGCGTGGCGGTTTGGTTGCTGAAGTCGGGCCGGTGGCGGTAGTTGAGGGTGAACTTGGCGTTGTGCCCGTCGAGGTAAAAGTTGGCGCCCGCGTCGAGGATGTTCACGTTCTGGATGTTGCCGTTGGGCTTGCGCAGGCCCTCGTAGCTGGCCAGCAGGTACGAGGCATAGGGCTGCAAGCGCACCTTGGGGCCCAGGGTGTTTTTGGGCAGCAGGTAGCCCGTTTCCACGAAGCCGATGTTGCCCGTGCCGGAGTGCGGCACCGCGTTGCCGCGTAGCGCGCTGGCGCCGTAGCCCGGGTTGGAGGCCCCGATGTAGCGCACGTGGTTCGGCCCGAAGTTGTATTTGTAGTACACGCCGTACACGGTAAAGGCCGTGCCTTTGTCCTTGTTGAGGGGCGTGTCGAAAAACACGTCGGCCGAGAGCAGCGCGATGTCGTGCTTGCGCGTCGGAATCAGATCGAAAACGTTGGCGCCCGGCTGCCCGGCCGCGGTCATCACGGGGCCGTTTACCACGCTGGAGGTAGCCCGCGAGTACATGCCGTCGGCGTTGTACAAAAAGCCCCCGCCTAGGTTAAACACGCGCTTGGTGCCCAGGTAGGTGCCCACGTTAAAGGGCAGCAGGTTCGATTCCTGATCCAGAAACTCCCAGCTCAGGTACCCCTGAAAGATGTGCTTGGTGCTCTGGGGGTTGTACTGCGCTACGTTGGTGCCGGTACTGATGGCCGCCGGGCCGGTGCCCGTCGTCACGCCCAACGATAGCGGCGTGCTGGCCTGGTTCGTCAGGAAGGTTTCGTTGACCGAAAAAGCGTAATCGAGCTTTTTCACGCGGCCTTTGGCGTAGGCCCCGATGCCGCGCGCAAACTGGTCGGCGGTTTCGATGATGGGCCAGTTGGTCAGCGGGGCATCCAGCGTGAGGAAGTTGAGGGTGCTGGAGCGCGTGAGGCGCGAAAGGCCGTTTTGGTAGTGCATGCCCGAGCCCAGGCTCAGGTACTTGTTCACTTTAAATTCTACCACGGCCTCGTGTACAAACAACTGCGGCTTTTTGCCGTCGGCGGTGGGGTTTACGCCCCCGCTCACGGCTGTTTGGTTGTTGATGCCGATGTGGGTGTAAATCAGGAAGCGCGGGTTCAGCTGCGACAGAATGATGAGGCGGGAGCGGCGAACGGCAAAGTCAACCTGCTCGGCCTGGGGTTTGCCCGGGGCCCGCAGCGTGCCGGTGTTGTTTTGGGTATAGCGCGTCCAGATCTGGTGCCAGGTAATAAACCGCAGGTACTTCGAGCCATCGGGCGAGAGGTTCACCTTCATACCCGCGCCGTACGGCACCGACTCGGCCGGGGGCGGTGGCGGCGCTACCGGCTGCTGCGACTGCGCAGCCGGCGCGGGCACGCCGGCCGGAACCGACTGCGGTGCGGGTGCCGGCGCAGTTTCGGTGGGGCTTGCAGGCACCGGCGGCGTAGGTGTCGTGGGCGTGGTAGGCTGCGCCGGCGGCGTAACCTGTGCCGAAGCACCTGCACTGGCAAGCAAGGCACTCAATACCAATGCGTAGCGAGCTTTCTGCATAACGTTTTGGTTGGCTGATGTGGGATGGGATACACACAAACCGCACACCGGGGTGACACTCACGGCGCGGCCCAACCAAGTAGGCAAATCCAGCGGGCTAAGTCACGCCCGTGCTATCGTTCTGCTAATTATATAGCTCGGCACCTAGGCGTGCTTAAACCGCTCCCACCTAATCAGCATGAATTTGTCGCCCAGCTCGGTTACCACCAGCCCCGCCCCTTTTAGGTTTTTGGGGTCCTGAAAAAACACGGTCAGCTCTTTCTGATTGAGAATCTGGTAGGTTGGGTGGTACTCAGTTTGCCTGGGCGCCTTCACGCCGTACTTTTTCACCCAGTTCATCACCGATACGTGGCTGACTCCCAGCAAACGTTCAATTTCGCGGTAGCTCACGCCCTCGATGTACAATTGCAGGGCCTTGATAACGTAGTACGAGTTAATCTCCCGTCCTACCTTCGCCACCGTGAAATGGTACCCGCAGTTTTTGCACTTATACCGCTGCCTGTCGCCGATAACGCCGCTTTTGGTAGCATCCGTGGAGTCGCATTTAGGACAAGGCGGCTTGTTCATGGTAAGTATAGCAGCTGAGGTTGGCTTGCTATACCTAGTTAGCAAACATATAGTTAATTAGCAAAGTATAGCTGAAATCGCATTTGTTCGCAGCATCCAGTTGCTCATTTACTGCCGCTTACATCCGCAGCAGCGTAGCCAACACGGCATCAACGGCCAGGGCCATGCGGCCGAAATCCAGCTTCTCAATGCTGTCGGTGGCGTGGTGATAGTTGCGGTTGCGGAAGAAAGCCGTGTCCGTGAGCATCAGCGCCGAGTAGCCGAATTGCCAGTAGTTCAGGTGGTCGGAGAAGTCGATGCCGGGCAGCGCGGCTGGCGCCTGAAAGCGGCGCACCGGCAGCTGGGCCATGCGTTTGTAGGTGCGGGCAAAAGGCCTGCTGAAGCTACCGTTGCCAAATTTGCGCACGGTGGTTACGTAGTTGCCGCGGCTGCCGTACACCAGCTTTAGCGGGCCAAACGGGTAGTGCTGCGAGCCTTTGCGCTCATCGAAATACCCCAGCATCTCCAACGAAACCATACCGAGTACCGGCACCTTCGCATCATGCAACGACTTGGCGTGCACGTAGCTGCCCATGTGCTTGGTGCGGAAGTAAGGCGGCTCTTCGAGGGTGTAGGCTACCAGATCGATGCGGTGGCGGAGTTGGCTTTGCTGGCCGAGCAGGCGAGCCAATTCAAGCAAGCTCGCCACGCCCGAGCCGTTGTCGTCGGCGCCGGGTTGGGTACCGCACACATCGTAGTGGGCACCAACAATTATCCTAGGGGCATCGGCGGGCCCAAAGGAGCCGACAACGTTGCGGTAGGTGTTGCCGGCCACCTGGTAAGGCTGCTCGCTCACGCGGGCCCCGGCCGCTTGCAACTGCCGCCCTAGGTACGCGGCTACGCTGTCGAGCACAGGCACCTGCTCGTGGTTGCGGGGCTGGGGTGTGCTAATGAGGTACGCGAGGTGCTTGCGTAGCCGGGCCGAGTCGGCCGACATGCCCATGGTATCTACCACAAATCCGCTAACCAGCATGCCGGTAAGCACCAATGCCCGAAAATGCATAAACTGCGAAGCTATTATTGCTAAAGAATTCGGCTTTGAAGTTATCCATTCGGCGCGCATCCATGACGCGTATTTTCCTTGTGCTACTCGCAGTGCTTGTTTACTTCCACACCGAAGCAAGCGAACCAATGCTGATCTGGTTTCAGCTGCTAGCCAGTTTGCCAGTAGCCGCGGTGTACGCGCTGCTTGACCTCACCCTACCAAGGTACTCCCTTGCAATCCGACGTCTTTTTTGGCCTTTGCTCAGCGCTCTGTTCATAAGTATTCCGTTGATGCTCCCAATTTGTAGTGTACAGTCGTACATCACGAAGCAGCGGGCTAACCTCATTATCGATCAGCTGGAGCTGTTCCGCAAGGAGCGCGGCTACTACCCCGATTCGCTGGCCACGCTGGTACCTGCATATCTGCCCAAAGTACCGAGCACGGCGGAAGGCTTGCTAAACGCTCGGCCGTTTGTATACCGTGTGCCGCCCAACTCCTCGTTTCCGGGCGAAGCGAAACCCCGTGCTACCAGCTATTCGCTGGGATATTACGCCGGCACGATGGTCGATGCCACTTACAGCAGCACCACCCGCGAGTGGCATTCGGAGGACTAGCAGCAATGAATTCCCCGCAAAGCCAGAACTTCGGGCGCAAATACTGACTGCCGTTCATGCCCAACTCTGCTCCCACCGCTTCGTTTCGCACCATCACGCCCGGCACGCTTAAAGGCCCCGAGTGGCACCAGTTTATGCTGGGCGCCGTGGCACCCAGGCCCATTGCTTTCGTGAGCACCATTGACCGCGAAGGCAACGTGAACCTGAGCCCGTTCTCTTTTTTCAACGTGTTCAGCTCCAACCCGGCCACGCTCATCTTCTCGCCGGCCAACCGCGTGCGCGACAACACCCAGAAGCACACCCTCTACAACGTGCGCGACGAGGTGCCCGAGTGCGTCATCAACATCTGCGACTACCCGCTGGTCGAGCAAATGTCGCTGGCCTCAACGGAGTACGAGCGCAGCGTCAACGAATTCCGAAAAGCGGGGCTTACGGAGCTGAAATCCGATATGGTGCGGCCGCCGCGCGTGGCCGAGTGCCCGGTGTCGTTTGAGTGCGTGGTGGAGCAGGTAATTGCCATTGGCAACGAGCACGGCGGCGGCAACCTGGTGGTGTGCCGCGTGGTGCAGTCGCACTTCCGCGAGGATATTCTGCTGCCCGGCAACGGAGGCGTCGATCCGCACAAGTTCGATGCGGTGGCGCGCCTCGGCGGCGACTGGTACTCGCGCGTTATCCCCGAAAGCTTGTTTGAAGTGCCCAAGCCCAACCGCAACAAAGGCATCGGCATCGACCAGCTGCCCGCGCACATCCGCACCAGCGACGTGCTTACCGGCAACAACCTAGGGCGCCTCGGCAACATCGAGCAAGAGGCCCTGCCCACGCCCGAGGCCGTGGCTGCGTTCCGCGACGAGCCGTTGGTGGCCTACACCCTCAACAAGTACCGCGACAACCCCGCCGCACAACGACAGCAGCTGGTGCTGCTCGGCAAAACGATGTTGGAAGAAGGCCGCCTGCTGGACGCCTGGAAAGTGCTGCTGCTGGCCGGCTAATAGGCCGCGCCACCTAGGGCCCTCACGCAAAGCGGCGCCCGGAGCAATCCGGGCGCCGCTTTTGTGTGGCAGTGGGGCAGCTAGCCGCAGTGCCGCGTGCCTAGGTTGCCGTTGTTGTAGCTATCGAGGCGGCTGGTGAGGGTGCTGGTAGCCGACGGCGCCAGGGAGCCCGAGCCGCCGACTATAAGCCCACCGATCAGCGCATCGGCCTGCGAAATCGTGTTGGCCACGGGCGAAACGCCGTTGCAGTTGGCCGCGTTCAGCTTGGCCGCAATCAGCTGGTGCGCCAGCGAAATCAGGCCGTTGCCGCGTACGGGGGTGTTCAGGATTTCGAGCAGTTGGGCTTTGGTGTAGGTGCGGCTGCCCAGGGTCAGGCTGCTCACCGGCCAGGCCTCGGGGTGGTTTTTCCAGTAGCCTTGGGTATAGGTGCAGCAGTTGCTGGGCGGGGCCGTGCGGCAGAAGGTGAGGTCGTCGATGCCCATGGAGCCGCCTACAATTACCCGAATGGAGGTAACATTCGGCACGTTCCCTAGGTCGACGACGGCCACCCCGTTCGAGCCGGTGCTCGGGAACACAACGGTGCTGAGCAAAGTAGCCCCGTTGTAGAGCAGCGCACGGCCGTACTCGCTTTCCGCGGCTTCGATGTCGATTACCGTGATGGACTTAGCCGTAACCGAGCCCACGCTGCTGAAGTCGAACGTAATGGTACCGTAATCCGAAGCGGTGCCGTTGAAATCGTCGTCGTTGGGCTGCGAAACCGGGTACTCCCGGTAGTTGTGCAACACCAGGATGTTGCCCAGCGGTTTGTCGTTAATGTAAGGCCCGCTGATGCCCGCGTCGCCGGTGCCGGTGCCGCCATTCTCCCAGTTCGGGGTGCCCAGGTCGTTGTCTTCGGAGCTCGAAAGCGGGTTGGTGCTGAACACAATGGCCTCGTTGGCCTGCGAGTAGTGCGGGTTGTCGGCCCGCACGCCCACCGAAACGCC
The sequence above is drawn from the Hymenobacter sp. YIM 151858-1 genome and encodes:
- a CDS encoding IS1/IS1595 family N-terminal zinc-binding domain-containing protein; translated protein: MNKPPCPKCDSTDATKSGVIGDRQRYKCKNCGYHFTVAKVGREINSYYVIKALQLYIEGVSYREIERLLGVSHVSVMNWVKKYGVKAPRQTEYHPTYQILNQKELTVFFQDPKNLKGAGLVVTELGDKFMLIRWERFKHA
- a CDS encoding MFS transporter, encoding MAQNLPNRDAAATAALAGNPGGVAAEPLAHDNNTVSKSKIWQVITASSVGTVIEWYDFYIFGSLAAIIGPVLFGSSGKIEDTILGALAVFGAGFVVRPFGALVFGRIGDMIGRKYTFLLTLLIMGGATFVTGLIPSHDQIGLAAPLIVLVLRLLQGLALGGEYGGATTYVAEHSPDKQRGFYTSFIQITATAGLFLSILVIIATRKIMGEVEFKEWGWRIPFLLSGFLVVASYYIRRKLHESPLFAKAKAEGKTTQNPLKESFLNPVNRRLVLISLFGATMGQGVVWYTGQFYAYSFMQNTLKMDIVDASLVLCMALLLATPFFVYFGSLSDRIGRKKIIMMGLLCGALFTMPIFYGLKEFAGPITEVTPATVDAAGKAVPAVMKALSPQIIPMTALVFCLVLFVTMAYGPIAAYLVELFPTKVRYTSLSLPYHIGNGVFGGFVPLIATALTLRAAAADAPFIKEHSFLAGLVYPVGIALICWLIGMALMKDVRNVKLMEEQPENA
- a CDS encoding sensor histidine kinase; the encoded protein is MSKLLVIGCSLGYLLLLFAVAYAAEHRSARRRSLVSNPYVYALSMAVYCTAWTYYGSVGRAVHSGLEFVTIYLGPTLLAPVWWLVLRKIIRICRQQSLTSLADFVSARYGKSASLGALVTVLCVLGVVPYIALQIKAIAQSFDILTQGAASLSALPPAGGALAQSTAFYTTAALAFFTIIFGVRSVEATERHEGIVLAIALESLIKLVAFLAVGAFVTFGLFGGFTDVFNQAEAVPALQRLFTLQGAGTSPSQWLTLLLLSGAAILLLPRQFQVAVVENASEDHLRKAMWLFPLYLIVINVFVLPVALGGALRFGLGVGGPDADTFVLALPLSSGHTGLALLTYLGGVSAASSMIIVETIALGVMISNHLLMPLLVRIPASRPQLQPRWFAYLGRVVLHSRRAAVVLVLLLAYVYYATVGRQLPLVNIGLVSFAAVAQLAPAVLGGLYWKGGTRMGATAGLIGGFAAWFFTLVLPTVGGTHMVPASVLTQGAGAVAELRPEAFMGLEGLDPLPHGLFWSWLLNIGLYVGVSLAGRPTATEQRQADAFVDVFRVGSPADAPATWKGAAPMPDLRALLVGFLGRKRANQALRQFEERYPDAAVHAADGTPVAHADPRLLAYAETLLAGTIGPASARLLLATSVGVEEMSFDNVVGVLRESQQLLEANRKLRKQSQQLQRLTEELQGAYDRLRELDQQKDEFLYTVTHELRTPLTSIRALSEILADNPDIDEEERFRFQSTITKEAERLSRLITLVLDLEKFESGKATLERTPEDVAEIINDATEAVGQLVRDKQLTLDVVVPPGLPPVPADRDRLMQVLVNLLSNAVKSCKPGEGRIGIAAEAAAGGVVRITVSDNGKGIDPAYHELIFDKFFQAKNQTMRKPEGSGLGLAITKKIVELHAGRIGVVSAPQQGARFWVELPAAPPLVST
- a CDS encoding response regulator transcription factor — translated: MKTTEAAHKVLVVDDEPNIVMSLEFLLRKAGYVVSIARNGTEALEAIEREPFGVVLLDIMMPDVDGYHVCRHLRQLPAHQDTKVIFLSAKSREADIQKGYEAGADLYLTKPFSTRQLLDKVRELAPITT
- a CDS encoding M28 family peptidase — translated: MHFRALVLTGMLVSGFVVDTMGMSADSARLRKHLAYLISTPQPRNHEQVPVLDSVAAYLGRQLQAAGARVSEQPYQVAGNTYRNVVGSFGPADAPRIIVGAHYDVCGTQPGADDNGSGVASLLELARLLGQQSQLRHRIDLVAYTLEEPPYFRTKHMGSYVHAKSLHDAKVPVLGMVSLEMLGYFDERKGSQHYPFGPLKLVYGSRGNYVTTVRKFGNGSFSRPFARTYKRMAQLPVRRFQAPAALPGIDFSDHLNYWQFGYSALMLTDTAFFRNRNYHHATDSIEKLDFGRMALAVDAVLATLLRM
- a CDS encoding flavin reductase family protein, which produces MPNSAPTASFRTITPGTLKGPEWHQFMLGAVAPRPIAFVSTIDREGNVNLSPFSFFNVFSSNPATLIFSPANRVRDNTQKHTLYNVRDEVPECVINICDYPLVEQMSLASTEYERSVNEFRKAGLTELKSDMVRPPRVAECPVSFECVVEQVIAIGNEHGGGNLVVCRVVQSHFREDILLPGNGGVDPHKFDAVARLGGDWYSRVIPESLFEVPKPNRNKGIGIDQLPAHIRTSDVLTGNNLGRLGNIEQEALPTPEAVAAFRDEPLVAYTLNKYRDNPAAQRQQLVLLGKTMLEEGRLLDAWKVLLLAG